The following proteins are co-located in the Trichocoleus sp. FACHB-46 genome:
- a CDS encoding Gfo/Idh/MocA family protein — protein MSSTHSNVGSQRNQPEPIRVGVIGVGNMGQHHTRVLSLLKDVELIGVSDVNVERGLDTASKYRVRFFEDYHDLLQHVDAVCVAVPTRLHHAVGMACLQAGVHVLIEKPIAASIAEAESLVNAAADSHCILQVGHIERFNPAFQELSKVLKTEELLALEAHRMSPYSNRANDVSVVLDLMIHDIDLLLELAGSPVTKLTASGSRASDSGYLDYVTATLGFANGIVATLTSSKVTHRKIRRIAAHCKNSLTEADFLSNDISIHRQTTADYMTDYGQVLYRQDGLIEKVYTSNIEPLHAELEHFVACVRGGNQPSVGGEQALKALRLASLIEQMALDGQVWQTQELELELSPSSAVPV, from the coding sequence ATGTCATCGACGCATTCGAATGTCGGTTCGCAACGCAACCAGCCAGAACCCATTCGTGTGGGGGTGATTGGGGTTGGCAACATGGGACAGCATCATACTCGCGTCTTGAGTTTGCTAAAAGATGTAGAACTGATCGGTGTGTCTGATGTCAACGTGGAGCGAGGCTTAGACACAGCCAGTAAATACCGAGTAAGGTTTTTCGAGGACTACCACGACTTGCTCCAGCATGTAGATGCGGTTTGTGTGGCTGTGCCCACCCGACTCCACCATGCCGTGGGTATGGCCTGTTTACAGGCAGGCGTGCATGTGCTGATCGAAAAGCCGATCGCTGCCAGTATTGCAGAAGCTGAGTCTTTAGTGAATGCGGCAGCAGACTCTCATTGCATCTTGCAAGTGGGGCATATTGAGCGGTTCAACCCAGCCTTCCAAGAACTCAGCAAGGTGCTCAAAACCGAGGAGCTGCTGGCCCTAGAAGCACACCGCATGAGTCCTTACTCAAACCGCGCCAATGATGTGTCGGTCGTGCTGGACTTGATGATCCATGACATCGACTTGCTGCTTGAGTTGGCAGGTTCTCCAGTGACTAAGCTGACGGCGAGTGGCAGTCGCGCCTCTGACTCTGGCTACCTCGATTACGTCACAGCTACACTAGGTTTTGCTAACGGCATCGTCGCAACTTTAACCTCTAGCAAAGTCACCCACCGCAAAATCCGGCGAATTGCTGCCCATTGCAAAAACTCGCTCACCGAAGCAGATTTCCTCAGTAACGATATTTCCATTCACCGCCAGACCACCGCTGACTACATGACCGATTACGGTCAGGTGCTGTACCGCCAAGATGGTTTAATCGAGAAGGTATACACCAGCAATATCGAGCCGCTACATGCTGAGTTGGAGCACTTTGTCGCTTGTGTCCGGGGCGGCAACCAACCTTCTGTCGGAGGCGAACAAGCCCTAAAAGCCTTGCGTTTAGCAAGCTTGATTGAGCAAATGGCTTTAGATGGTCAAGTTTGGCAAACCCAGGAGTTAGAACTGGAGCTTTCCCCCTCCTCGGCTGTGCCTGTTTAG
- a CDS encoding SGNH/GDSL hydrolase family protein — translation MLQIELSTVNIAGLLLAGLVGLIILLELGLRLLFGFGKPLIYLADPDIGYLLAPNQQTRRFGNRIAINQYSMRSPAIAPSAAPSTLRILLLGDSVANGGWWTDQTKIISEILQQRLQPGLQGTRWQQVEVLNASANSWGPRNELAYLKRFGSFEAQVVVLLLNTDDLFATAPSSLQVGNDINYPDRKPPLALAEVLGRYLFPPAPNPDFKAKFKAVQAESGDRVGFNLTAIQQIHNLVQSQGGQLLLAMTPLLRETTAKGGPRDYEQKARQRFLDFTEREQIIYVDFLPSFNAVTQPETLYRDHIHLSPAGNQLVSATMQRSLQQTILDRSTSQTSSDPES, via the coding sequence GTGTTGCAAATAGAACTTTCCACCGTGAACATTGCAGGACTGCTTTTGGCAGGGCTCGTGGGGCTGATCATTCTATTGGAACTTGGCTTGCGCTTACTCTTTGGCTTTGGTAAGCCCTTGATTTATCTCGCCGACCCAGACATTGGTTATCTGCTAGCGCCGAACCAACAAACTCGTCGCTTTGGCAATCGCATCGCCATTAACCAATATTCCATGCGGAGTCCCGCGATCGCGCCAAGTGCTGCACCCTCCACGCTGCGAATCTTGCTCTTAGGTGATTCCGTGGCGAATGGTGGTTGGTGGACTGACCAAACCAAAATCATTTCCGAAATTTTGCAGCAGCGACTACAGCCAGGCTTACAGGGCACCCGTTGGCAGCAGGTAGAAGTATTGAATGCTTCGGCTAACTCTTGGGGACCGCGCAATGAATTGGCTTACCTCAAACGCTTTGGTAGCTTTGAGGCTCAAGTCGTTGTGTTGTTGCTGAACACGGATGATCTGTTTGCTACAGCTCCTAGTTCACTGCAAGTGGGCAATGATATTAATTACCCAGACCGCAAACCGCCTTTAGCCTTGGCAGAAGTTTTGGGGCGCTACCTCTTTCCACCTGCGCCCAATCCAGATTTCAAAGCGAAGTTCAAAGCCGTCCAAGCAGAATCTGGCGATCGCGTGGGGTTTAACTTAACGGCGATTCAACAGATTCACAACTTGGTTCAAAGCCAGGGTGGGCAATTATTGCTGGCTATGACACCTTTATTGAGAGAAACCACCGCCAAAGGTGGTCCCCGTGATTACGAACAAAAGGCTCGGCAGCGCTTCTTAGACTTCACTGAGCGTGAACAGATTATCTACGTTGACTTCTTGCCCAGTTTTAATGCTGTAACCCAGCCAGAAACGCTTTATCGAGACCACATTCACCTCAGCCCAGCCGGAAATCAACTAGTGAGTGCAACGATGCAGCGATCGCTCCAACAAACAATTCTGGACCGCTCAACTTCCCAAACTTCCAGCGACCCAGAATCGTAA